The following proteins are encoded in a genomic region of Ostrea edulis chromosome 7, xbOstEdul1.1, whole genome shotgun sequence:
- the LOC125667229 gene encoding uncharacterized protein LOC125667229 has product MDEPELVATINTGYKNFRSVTCLSEEEFWTSARVSDMKCFNVQGTVINIIKTKSGRCPNDIAVTSDGDLVYSDNTTNTVNKVKSGQTEEVIRLAGWTPLNLCFTSSGDLLVTVYSDYQTQSKVVRYSGSTEKQTIQYDDEGKPLYSGHATIKYISENRNLDICVADTGAGAVVVVNHAGKLRFRYTGHSSTSKNKAFSVHGITTDSQSQILTADCDNHCIHILDQNGQFLRYIDNCDLKDPLGLCVDKSDNLFVAEFNGGNVKKIKYLQ; this is encoded by the coding sequence ATGGATGAACCAGAACTCGTCGCTACAATAAATACTGGGTATAAAAACTTCCGCAGTGTTACCTGTCTGAGTGAAGAAGAATTCTGGACAAGTGCAAGAGTCAGTGATATGAAATGCTTTAATGTTCAAGGTACAGTTATCaatataatcaaaacaaaatcagGGAGATGTCCAAATGATATAGCAGTGACAAGTGATGGGGATCTAGTGTACTCTGATAATACAACAAACACTGTGAATAAAGTGAAGAGTGGACAGACAGAGGAGGTGATCAGACTAGCGGGCTGGACACCTCTCAATCTCTGTTTCACCTCCTCTGGTGATCTCCTGGTTACTGTGTACAGTGATTATCAAACACAATCCAAAGTTGTCCGTTACTCAGgttccacagagaaacaaacaatCCAGTATGATGATGAGGGTAAACCTCTATATTCAGGACATGCTACCATTAAATATATCAGTGAGAACAGAAACCTGGATATATGTGTGGCTGACACAGGAGCtggtgcagtagtggtggtcaatcacgCCGGAAAACttcgatttagatacactggtcattcTTCTACTTCcaaaaacaaagcattcagtgtCCATGGAATCACAACAGACAGTCAGAGTCAGATTCTGACAGCAGACTGTGATAACCACTGTATCCACATCCTGGACCAGAATGGACAGTTCCTCCGCTATATAGATAACTGTGATCTGAAGGACCCAttaggtttatgtgtggacaaaAGTGACAATTTGTTTGTTGCTGAGTTTAATGGTGGAAAtgtgaagaaaatcaaatatctACAATAA